Proteins co-encoded in one Pocillopora verrucosa isolate sample1 chromosome 1, ASM3666991v2, whole genome shotgun sequence genomic window:
- the LOC131776004 gene encoding filamin-B-like: MAFACKFMPVQCFSTNRSSREKHDSTQCSVSGDGLSLAMVGEPAKFILRTTGPDLLYLELQISRIVNNGCETSTHFPEPIPVEYECLGENIHSVCYYPKEVGEYHVAVTWKGNHVKGSPFAVKVDKKVTFPEKDDVKTEEQDNKNEVWKLRDDIRSSRRQRDNRV, encoded by the coding sequence CAGTGCTTTAGTACCAATCGTAGCAGCAGAGAGAAACACGATTCCACGCAATGTTCGGTCAGTGGAGACGGCTTATCCTTAGCAATGGTTGGAGAACCAGCAAAGTTCATTCTACGAACTACGGGTCCGGACCTGCTTTATTTAGAGCTCCAAATTAGCCGAATCGTGAATAATGGTTGTGAAACTTCTACTCACTTCCCTGAGCCAATACCTGTCGAATACGAATGTTTAGGAGAAAATATTCACAGCGTGTGCTATTACCCAAAAGAAGTAGGAGAATACCACGTGGCTGTCACATGGAAGGGAAATCACGTGAAGGGAAGTCCATTTGCTGTCAAGGTCGATAAAAAAGTGACTTTCCCGGAAAAGGATGACGTAAAAACAGAAGAACAAGATAACAAGAATGAAGTGTGGAAATTGAGAGACGACATCAGGTCGTCGAGACGACAAAGAGATAATAGAGTTTAA
- the LOC131775994 gene encoding anionic trypsin: MKFLLMVASLVGLLGRIHGFYCNFDRSQCGFVQRRDDKFDWTRKKGATSSGGTGPYSDAKGRGYYMYIEASRKRKDDNAKLEILPDLASGKTCISFFYHMRGGQMGTLRVLVDGNQVFEKSGHQGNDWRKAEFTVEGGASSVVFEGIVGRGHQSDVAIDEVKIENCGEGGGGQATMKPPAPQPETTPPPRPHTAVPPTGECGFRPTTRIVGGENAQPGAWPWQAMLRWSPTGYVFCGGTLVAPQWVVTASHCVSKAGGDPVYIRLGAHKQSESMGTEQDFTASKIILHPLYHKPIGMSHDIALLKLDRPAALTRQVNLVCLPQSIPAPLEGTKCWITGWGKTASVGGSSGKVLKQATVPIVGRNRCEWSYLGQIHESMICAGLDRGGVDSCQGDSGGPMVCETGGKFYLQGVTSWGKGCGRPNKYGVYARVKYLLEWLKKEMARN; the protein is encoded by the exons ATGAAGTTTTTACTCATGGTCGCCTCTTTGGTGGGGCTTTTGGGCAGGATCCATG GATTTTACTGTAATTTCGATCGCAGCCAATGTGGGTTTGTGCAACGACGAGATGACAAGTTCGATTGGACCAGGAAAAAGGGTGCGACATCCTCCGGGGGTACAGGTCCTTACTCTGACGCAAAAGGAAGAG GTTACTACATGTACATAGAAGCATcgcgaaaaagaaaagatgataaCGCCAAGTTAGAGATTCTCCCTGATCTTGCCTCTGGAAAGACctgcatttcctttttttatcacatgCGCGGTGGTCAAATGGGAACGCTTCGGGTGCTGGTGGACGGAAATCAAGTTTTCGAGAAAAGTGGACATCAAGGAAACGACTGGCGTAAAGCTGAGTTCACTGTTGAAGGAGGTGCTTCATCA GTTGTGTTTGAAGGAATTGTAGGACGAGGCCACCAGTCTGACGTGGCGATTGATGAAGTGAAGATAGAAAACTGTGGGGAAGGGGGTGGTGGCCAAG CCACAATGAAACCGCCAGCACCTCAACCAGAAACTACTCCGCCGCCTCGTCCACATACAGCGGTTCCACCAACAG GCGAGTGTGGCTTCCGTCCTACCACCAGGATAGTTGGTGGTGAAAATGCACAACCGGGGGCTTGGCCATGGCAGGCGATGCTGAGGTGGTCTCCCACTGGGTATGTGTTCTGCGGTGGTACCTTAGTCGCTCCTCAGTGGGTTGTCACGGCCAGTCACTGTGTCTCGAAGGCAGGCGGAGATCCCGTATATATCAg gcTTGGTGCTCACAAACAGTCAGAAAGTATGGGAACAGAACAGGACTTCACAGccagtaaaattattttacacccaTTGTACCACAAACCAATTGGGATGAGTCATGATATCGCACTTCTCAAGCTGGATAGACCGGCTGCACTCACCAG GCAGGTGAACCTGGTATGTCTTCCTCAAAGTATCCCAGCTCCACTTGAAGGAACCAAATGCTGGATCACAGGGTGGGGAAAGACAGCTTCGGTCGGTGGCTCGAGTGGGAAGGTTCTTAAGCAGGCGACTGTGCCGATAGTGGGACGGAACCGCTGTGAGTGGTCTTACTTGGGACAGATTCACGAGTCCATGATTTGTGCCGGGCTGGACCGAGGTGGTGTTGACTCTTGTCAAGGGGATAGTGGAGGACCCATGGTGTGTGAGACCGGCGGAAAGTTTTACCTACAGGGTGTGACTAGTTGGGGAAAAGGATGTGGCAGGCCTAATAAGTATGGTGTCTATGCTAGGGTAAAATACCTTTTGGAATGGCTGAAGAAAGAAATGGCTAGGAATTAA
- the LOC131775949 gene encoding trypsin-3 → MLVFSVLLVNVAFGAGLVCNFEKDFCGGIQEKQPHDKFDWDRRRTPTSSGGTGPSIGYGGKGYYAYIETSSPRKQGDDAKLVYRPNLGNRESCISFYYHMKGKGIGELNVKVNGKIIFKKNGQQGVDWKKAQIKVKETARIVIFQGIRGRSWQGDIAIDNIEILGCGGEGGETPPPPRKPSPPVSPSKGGCGTRSSVRIVGGSTAKRGDWPWQAMLRSSSGYPYCGGTLVTPFWIVTATHCVNGKSPSEVFVRLGAHSRVSEVDTEQDFRVTKVITHPLYHKPKSYSHDIALLKLDKPARLNSYVNTACLPETIEAPVEGKRCWITGWGRLSSGGATPDDLQQVSVPIVGPARCEKAYPDKIHDSMICAGVDEGGIDSCQGDSGGPMVCESGGRFYLQGATSWGYGCAAAGKFGVYAKVKYLLPWLKEKMRHN, encoded by the exons ATGTTGGTGTTTTCTGTGTTACTGGTGAACGTGGCTTTCGGAGCTG gccTCGtctgcaattttgaaaaagatttctGTGGTGGCATTCAAGAGAAACAGCCACATGACAAATTTGATTGGGACCGTCGGAGGACTCCAACATCGTCAGGTGGAACAGGGCCATCGATTGGATACGGGGGAAAAG gataCTATGCATACATAGAGACATCCAGCCCTCGCAAACAGGGAGACGATGCCAAATTAGTGTATAGACCCAATCTGGGGAACAGAGAATCGTGCATCTCGTTTTACTATCATATGAAAGGAAAAGGCATCGGAGAACTGAATGTAAAAGTGAAcgggaaaataattttcaagaaaaatggTCAGCAGGGTGTAGACTGGAAAAAGGCGCAGATCAAAGTGAAAGAAACAGCTCGAATA GTTATCTTTCAAGGAATCCGTGGAAGAAGCTGGCAGGGCGATATTGCTATTGATAATATTGAAATACTTGGTTGTGGGGGAGAAG GTGGAGAGACACCCCCACCCCCACGAAAACCGAGCCCGCCGGTATCTCCCTCCAAAG GAGGTTGTGGAACACGTTCGTCTGTTAGGATCGTCGGAGGCTCGACTGCCAAGCGTGGAGACTGGCCTTGGCAGGCGATGCTACGAAGCAGCTCTGGTTATCCCTACTGTGGAGGAACTTTAGTAACTCCATTTTGGATCGTAACTGCAACCCACTGTGTCAATGGAAAGTCACCCAGTGAAGTTTTTGTCCG tcTTGGCGCCCATAGTCGTGTATCAGAGGTTGACACTGAACAGGATTTTAGGGTCACGAAGGTTATTACACACCCACTCTACCACAAACCAAAAAGTTACAGCCATGACATCGCACTCTTAAAATTAGACAAACCGGCTCGGCTAAACAG TTACGTGAATACCGCATGTCTTCCAGAAACTATCGAAGCGCCCGTTGAAGGGAAACGCTGTTGGATCACAGGCTGGGGTAGACTGTCCTCTGGGGGTGCCACACCGGATGACCTTCAGCAGGTCTCTGTTCCAATTGTTGGCCCCGCTCGCTGCGAGAAGGCATATCCAGATAAAATCCATGATTCAATGATCTGCGCAGGGGTGGATGAAGGAGGCATTGATTCCTGTCAGGGGGATAGCGGTGGACCGATGGTATGCGAGAGTGGCGGCCGATTTTACTTGCAGGGTGCGACCAGTTGGGGATATGGCTGCGCTGCTGCGGGAAAGTTTGGTGTTTACGCTAAAGTCAAGTACCTCCTGCCTTGGCTCAAAGAGAAAATGCGGcacaattga
- the LOC131775950 gene encoding chymotrypsinogen A yields MKQKMKISAILLLTAIAFSTANDCSRVTENGKCCHFPFIFDGYMFYGCTTYGWNREWCSLTDSYDRDGQWGNCLEVPTTVPTTPPLATTSSGSSGGGSSSALKCGIKPPMSRIVGGQTAEKGSWPWQAMLASRGGSQFCGGSLVEENWVLTAAHCVYGSSEDRIVVRMGAHRITDIGEEIEVEKKFEHEDYNPNNFQNDIALLKLKNSVTIGPDARPVCLPDENQLLMPDKKCYITGWGTLKSGGEQPDYLQEASVPIVSEAKCKRAYGDSNIHESMICAGLDIGGIDACQGDSGGPMVCEFNGKWYLEGATSWGYGCALPNKYGVYAKVRHLKDWVLKNMKNN; encoded by the exons atgaaacaaaagatgaagaTCTCAGCAATCTTATTGCTTACGGCGATTGCATTCTCTACTGCAAATG ATTGCAGTCGTGTGACTGAGAACGGGAAATGCTGCCATTTTCCGTTTATTTTCGACGGTTATATGTTTTATGGTTGTACTACTTATGGCTGGAATAGAGAATGGTGTAGTCTCACGGATTCCTATGACAGGGACGGACAGTGGGGAAATTGTCTTGAAG TTCCGACGACAGTTCCCACTACCCCTCCCTTAGCAACTACATCCAGTGGGTCATCAGGAGGAGGATCATCATCAG CCCTCAAATGCGGGATTAAGCCACCCATGTCACGTATAGTTGGTGGTCAAACGGCCGAAAAGGGCAGCTGGCCATGGCAAGCTATGTTAGCCTCCCGTGGTGGAAGCCAGTTCTGTGGAGGATCTCTCGTTGAAGAAAACTGGGTGTTGACAGCCGCTCATTGTGTTTATGGTTCTTCAGAGGATCGCATTGTTGTAAG GATGGGTGCTCACCGCATTACGGACATCGGGGAAGAAATAGAAGTGGAGAAAAAATTTGAGCATGAGGATTACAACCCTAACAATTTCCAGAACGACATTGCGCTGCTTAAACTGAAGAACAGTGTGACGATCGGCCCAGATGCAAGACCCGTATGTCTGCCTGACGAAAACCAGCTCCTAATGCCAGACAAGAAATGCTATATAACAGGATGGGGGACGCTAAAAAGCGGGGGTGAACAGCCAGATTACCTTCAAGAAGCTTCGGTACCAATCGTTTCTGAAGCAAAATGTAAGAGGGCCTACGGTGATTCAAACATTCATGAGTCCATGATCTGCGCTGGTCTTGACATTGGAGGAATTGATGCCTGCCAAGGTGATAGTGGCGGACCTATGGTGTGTGAATTCAATGGTAAATGGTATCTCGAGGGCGCTACCAGCTGGGGATACGGTTGCGCGTTGCCTAACAAGTATGGAGTTTACGCTAAAGTGCGTCACCTAAAAGATTGggttttgaaaaatatgaagaacAATTAA